The following DNA comes from Megalobrama amblycephala isolate DHTTF-2021 linkage group LG20, ASM1881202v1, whole genome shotgun sequence.
ccaaattgtccctccaatttttgtgtgttttgtatgTTGTTAGGGTGACAAAAAggtttaaaagttacatttttagtctgGTCTGCCTCAGCAGTAACAACGCTTGTCAATGCCAAAATgattgagatggccaatcaaatcaaagtaggCGGGGTTTACTATAAGTAGAGCACAAAGCACCACTTTAATGTTAAAAGAAAGTAAGGTAAGATTTAAATAGCGAAACATTTAATGCATGTCAACTGTTTTGCAATAGAAATGTTTAACAACCGACAGTAACATCCAGTGATGCAaactcaacattttttctcaaatatggccgtttttaattaaaaatgtgcttTTGCATGATTCAGGTAATTCTGAAAGTGATGAAACCAGAAACgttttacatttttgacatattaggcattcaaataaaagtacatacagtacagtccaaaagtttggaaccactaagatttttaatgtttttaaaagaagtttcgtctgctcaccaaggctacatttatttaattaaaaatacagtaaaaaacagtaatattgtgaaatattattacaatttaaaataactgtgtactatttaaatatatttgacaaagtaatttattcctgtgatgcaaagctgaattttcagcatcgttactccagtcttcagtgtcacatgatccttcagaaatcattctaatatgctgatctgctgctcaagaaacatttaatgtgtacaattgtacaaaatatttgtgtacaatatttttttcaggattatttgatgaatagaaagttcaaaagaacagtgtttatctgaaatctaatcttttgtaacattataaatgtctttactgccacttttgattgatttaatgcatccttgctgaataaaagtattcatttctttaatttattttcaaaaaaaaaaaaaaaaaaattcttactgaccccaaacttttgaacggtagtgtataatgctacagaagctttgtatttcagataaatgctgttcttttgaactttctattcatcaaggaatcctgaaaaaaaaagtatacaactgttttcaacattgaaaataatcatagcagcagcagatcatcatattagaatgatttctgaaggatcatgtgacactgaagactggagtaacgatgctgaaaattcagctttgcatcacaggaataaattactttgtcaaatatatttaaattgtaataatatttcacaatattactgtttttactgtatttttaattaaataaatgtagccttggtgagcagacgaaacttcttttaaaaacattaaaaatcttagtggttccaaacttttggactgtactgtatgtgcacattttaatgcaaatattatttgcaaacaGTTCAAACTAGAATTAGACCTCTTTATGACATCTTTatgatttataataaaaaaatcggTACCCCCAATGTTCAAGGCCTGGTTACGGAcctctctcaatcatcattgtattgcattgaacacacacacaattacaaATCATCTTGCAAAGACTTATTATAGGGAGATATCAGGATTTGAACTAGTCTACATGTTCACCTCCATAAAGCCTGGTTCTCCTGTGCTACAGAGTTTGGCGTTAGGAGACCCGCAAAGATGGACTTCTTTAGTGTAGAAGATGCACTTATTCGACTGTGAAGCTTCTCCCTTTCCTCCTTACACCTCTTAAAGCAGTCAGTACACAGACAGTCCTCCCTCACTAAGTACAGACTCTCCACTCTCTGGATGCAGTCCACCTCTGAAGGCTCGTCCGTAGGGATGGGGTTGGATTTGACGTTCATCTTCTGCAGTTTTGGGAGGTTTTGAACACACTTGGGCAAATGCGTCAGGAGGTTGTTGAAGAGCCCTAGTTCACGAAGCTCTTTGAGAGCAGCCACAGATGGAGGTAGAGTCTCGATGCGGTTCATTCCCAGGTTGAGGACCTGTAGGTTCCTCAAGAGCCCGATCTCATGCGGTAGGCCGAAGGTAGTCAGATGGTTGTTGCATAAGTTGAGGCTGTAGAGGTTAGGCAGACGGCCTATAGCCGCAGGAACCTGCTCCAGGTGGTTGCTGTGCAGATCCAGCAAACGGAGGTTCACAAACTTGTCGATGGTGTCTGGGATCTTCTTGAGAAGGTTGCGGCTGAGGTCCAGCTCGTCTACGTCACAGAGCTTCAGGATGCACTTTGGAAATGTGGCGATCGCCATGTTGCTGAGGTCGAGGCGGCGTTTGCCGTCTACAGTCACCTTCAGAGCGTTCTTCGCCATCTTGAGTGTGATTTTTCTGCCTGATGGATCATTCGATTTCTTCTTCCCTTTCACCATCGTGTCTGTGAACAAGGGAACattgtgtaaatgtttttttttttttatgttggcTTTGTTCCAAAGCCTAGTGAACTACCTAGTAGGCATCATTTATATGCATTGTAGGCAACATCACATCTATCATTTGTGAAAAATTAAACAATGCTCTGACAAGCTCTGTGGAAAACATCCAGCCAAAAGGGTGAGAGAAATTATTGATTTCATATGCTGGAGTCAAATTTATCAATAAACA
Coding sequences within:
- the lrrc18b gene encoding leucine-rich repeat-containing protein 18 — its product is MVKGKKKSNDPSGRKITLKMAKNALKVTVDGKRRLDLSNMAIATFPKCILKLCDVDELDLSRNLLKKIPDTIDKFVNLRLLDLHSNHLEQVPAAIGRLPNLYSLNLCNNHLTTFGLPHEIGLLRNLQVLNLGMNRIETLPPSVAALKELRELGLFNNLLTHLPKCVQNLPKLQKMNVKSNPIPTDEPSEVDCIQRVESLYLVREDCLCTDCFKRCKEEREKLHSRISASSTLKKSIFAGLLTPNSVAQENQALWR